A window from Anomalospiza imberbis isolate Cuckoo-Finch-1a 21T00152 chromosome 8, ASM3175350v1, whole genome shotgun sequence encodes these proteins:
- the LOC137478196 gene encoding prominin-1-A-like isoform X1 yields MELGNISKPIYGPGPEAPGSSTPGVVTMAHGFLRLVQPNPLPIELINFGQSESKFRQEDISKLLLYELGFLVCAAIGVLLIILVPLVGCCFCCCRCCGNCGGRMYQKQGRRMGCRRRALWASVLLVSAFLLAGGVCALISNTRFSQAVKSTFPNVNNTLDNIHTYLASIPQQVDFIINKSDVPLGYANCSLQDIGPKLGSMIASRIRSSTDGALGSLQSLLQGMETLNDTFANIAISRSDLEELQSNYSQQLVSLRGELNHTLQKCGLPCGRVSLDGLAFTANFSTIPGVEQQLEALREVSESNIETDLEEVNRTLDMTPDKVQEHSQQVVAKSQDQLGLIRQEIRSLQEGLPLLDVEEKVGAFVNNATSVLEKYREPIIALDGLRLIVCALLCCTVLLVVLCNVFGLLLGPLGLKEGVLPTERSSLSNAGGNFFMAGVGFSFIFYWLLMLLVTIIFILGGNIYMLFCESWHNKQLFQLLDNPGKIPIFNLSELLGLKGDMTNFSEIYRQCQQDASLWQTLHLDQSMSLDELLNISQYAGNISTAFEKMNITLSPISLLKQSQKDLLLNASRAGQPPNFTLTLEQLDQSMTQGSLLDLAAELEQLAEKVGTDVKKDLEDNARRLRELEKEMQASFSGPLQSLKENIHSVQSGAARLEGQTTAVLDKASKTQEFLEMETPNIIKNETLAFLQQLLDFFETYISWAKSRVTEDVARCKPIAQSLDNVEVIGCDYIMDSVNAFWFSLGWCTLFLLPSIILAVRLAKFYRRMDTADVYRNEDFEMPPTFNSYKIPRPSTRH; encoded by the exons ATGGAGCTGGGGAACATCTCGAAGCCCATCTACGGCCCTGGCCCCGAGGCGCCGGGGAGCAGCACGCCGGGGGTGGTGACAATGGCACACGGCTTCCTGCGGCTGGTGCAGCCCAACCCCCTGCCCATAG AGCTGATTAATTTTGGGCAGTCTGAGAGCAAGTTCAGACAGGAGGACATCTCCAAG ctgctgctctacGAACTGGGTTTCCTGGTCTGCGCGGCCATTGGAGTCCTCCTCATCATCCTCGTGCCGCTGGTGggatgctgcttctgctgctgccgctgctgcggGAACTGCGGGGGCCGCATGTACCAGAAGCAGGGCCGGCGGATGGGCTGCCGACGCCGGGCGCTCTGGgcctctgtgctgctggtcTCTGCTTTCCTGCT GGCTGGTGGTGTCTGTGCCCTCATCAGCAACACTCGCTTCTCCCAGGCTGTGAAGAGCACCTTCCCCAATGTGAACAACACTCTGGACAACATCCACACCTACCTGGCCTCCATCCCCCAG CAAGTTGATTTTATCATCAACAAGAGCGATGTCCCGCTGGGCTATGCCAACTGCAGCCTCCAGG ACATTGGGCCCAAACTGGGCAGTATGATCGCCTCACGCATCAGGAGCAGCACGGACGGGGCTCTGGGATCTCTCCAGAGCCTCTTGCAAG GGATGGAGACGCTGAATGACACCTTTGCCAACATTGCCATCAGCCGCTCAGACCTcgaggagctgcagagcaacTACAGCCAGCAGCTGGTCAGCCTGCGGGGTGAGCTCAACCACACCCTGCAGAAATGTGGCCTCCCCTGTGGCCGAGTGTCCCTGGACGGGCTCGCCTTCACCGCCAACTTCAGCACG ATCCCAGGcgtggagcagcagctggaggcgCTGCGCGAGGTCTCTGAGTCAAACATAGAGACTGATTTAGAGGAG GTTAACAGAACGTTGGACATGACCCCTGACAAGGTGCAAGAGCACTCCCAGCAAGTGGTGGCAA AGAGCCAGGACCAGCTGGGCCTCATCAGGCAGGAGATCAGAAGCTTGCAGGAAGGCTTGCCACTCCTGGATGTGGAGGAGAAAGTTGGGGCCTTTGTGAACAATGCCACATCGGTGCTGGAGAAGTACAGGGAGCCGATCATCGCCTTGGATGGGCTCAG GTTGATCGTGTGTGCCCTCCTGTGCTGCACGGTGCTGCTGGTGGTCCTCTGCAACGTTtttgggctgctgctggggcccCTGGGGCTGAAGGAAGGTGTGCTGCCCACAGAGCGCAGCAGCCTCTCCAATGCTGGCGGGAACTTCTTCATGGC AGGGGTTGGCTTCAGTTTCATCTTCTACTGGCTACTCATGCTGCTGGTGACGATCATCTTCATACTGGGGGGGAACATTTACATGCTCTTCTGTGAGTCCTGGCACAACAAGCAGCTCTTCCAG CTCCTGGACAACCCTGGCAAGATCCCTATCTTCAATctctcagagctgctgggcCTGAAAGGTGACATGACAAACTTCTCAGAGATATACAG gcagtgccagcaAGATGCCTCCCTGTGGCAAACTCTGCACTTGGACCAGAGCATGTCCCTGGATGAGCTCTTGAATATCAGCCAG TACGCAGGAAACATCTCCACAGCTTTTGAGAAGATGAACATCACCCTAAGCCCCatctccctgctcaagcagagcCAGAAAGACCTGCTGCTGAACGCCAGTCGGGCCGGACAGCCGCCCAACTTCACCCTCACCCTGGAGCAG CTGGATCAGAGTATGACCCAGGGAAGCCTCCTGGATCTGGCTGCAGAGTTGGAGCAGCTGGCAGAAAAAGTG ggcACGGACGTGAAGAAGGACCTGGAAGATAATGCTCGcagactgagggagctggagaaggagatGCAGGCGAGCTTCTCTGGACCACTG CAAAGTCTGAAGGAGAACATCCACTCCGTGCAGAGTGGGGCTGCCCGGCTAGAG GGACAGACAACAGCTGTGCTGGACAAAGCCAGCAAAACCCAGGAGTTCCTGGAGATGGAGACGCCAAACATCATCAAGAAC GAGACATTAGCCTTCCTGCAACAGCTGTTGGATTTCTTTGAGACCTACATTTCATGGGCCAAGAGCAGG gtgacaGAAGATGTGGCACGTTGCAAGCCCATAGCTCAGTCCTTGGATAATGTGGAGGTCATTGGCTGTGACTATATCATGGACTCTGTG AATGCTTTCTGGTTCAGCCTGGGCTGGTGCACCTTGTTCCTGCTGCCCAGCATCATCCTGGCTGTCAGACTTGCCAAGTTTTACCGCCGCATGGATACTGCTGATGTGTACAG GAATGAAGACTTTGAGAT GCCACCAACATTCAACTCCTACAAAATCCCCAGGCCTTCCACAAGGCATTAG
- the LOC137478196 gene encoding prominin-1-A-like isoform X2 codes for MELGNISKPIYGPGPEAPGSSTPGVVTMAHGFLRLVQPNPLPIELINFGQSESKFRQEDISKLLLYELGFLVCAAIGVLLIILVPLVGCCFCCCRCCGNCGGRMYQKQGRRMGCRRRALWASVLLVSAFLLAGGVCALISNTRFSQAVKSTFPNVNNTLDNIHTYLASIPQQVDFIINKSDVPLGYANCSLQDIGPKLGSMIASRIRSSTDGALGSLQSLLQGMETLNDTFANIAISRSDLEELQSNYSQQLVSLRGELNHTLQKCGLPCGRVSLDGLAFTANFSTIPGVEQQLEALREVSESNIETDLEEVNRTLDMTPDKVQEHSQQVVAKSQDQLGLIRQEIRSLQEGLPLLDVEEKVGAFVNNATSVLEKYREPIIALDGLRLIVCALLCCTVLLVVLCNVFGLLLGPLGLKEGVLPTERSSLSNAGGNFFMAGVGFSFIFYWLLMLLVTIIFILGGNIYMLFCESWHNKQLFQLLDNPGKIPIFNLSELLGLKGDMTNFSEIYRQCQQDASLWQTLHLDQSMSLDELLNISQYAGNISTAFEKMNITLSPISLLKQSQKDLLLNASRAGQPPNFTLTLEQLDQSMTQGSLLDLAAELEQLAEKVGTDVKKDLEDNARRLRELEKEMQASFSGPLQSLKENIHSVQSGAARLEGQTTAVLDKASKTQEFLEMETPNIIKNETLAFLQQLLDFFETYISWAKSRVTEDVARCKPIAQSLDNVEVIGCDYIMDSVNAFWFSLGWCTLFLLPSIILAVRLAKFYRRMDTADVYRNEDFEM; via the exons ATGGAGCTGGGGAACATCTCGAAGCCCATCTACGGCCCTGGCCCCGAGGCGCCGGGGAGCAGCACGCCGGGGGTGGTGACAATGGCACACGGCTTCCTGCGGCTGGTGCAGCCCAACCCCCTGCCCATAG AGCTGATTAATTTTGGGCAGTCTGAGAGCAAGTTCAGACAGGAGGACATCTCCAAG ctgctgctctacGAACTGGGTTTCCTGGTCTGCGCGGCCATTGGAGTCCTCCTCATCATCCTCGTGCCGCTGGTGggatgctgcttctgctgctgccgctgctgcggGAACTGCGGGGGCCGCATGTACCAGAAGCAGGGCCGGCGGATGGGCTGCCGACGCCGGGCGCTCTGGgcctctgtgctgctggtcTCTGCTTTCCTGCT GGCTGGTGGTGTCTGTGCCCTCATCAGCAACACTCGCTTCTCCCAGGCTGTGAAGAGCACCTTCCCCAATGTGAACAACACTCTGGACAACATCCACACCTACCTGGCCTCCATCCCCCAG CAAGTTGATTTTATCATCAACAAGAGCGATGTCCCGCTGGGCTATGCCAACTGCAGCCTCCAGG ACATTGGGCCCAAACTGGGCAGTATGATCGCCTCACGCATCAGGAGCAGCACGGACGGGGCTCTGGGATCTCTCCAGAGCCTCTTGCAAG GGATGGAGACGCTGAATGACACCTTTGCCAACATTGCCATCAGCCGCTCAGACCTcgaggagctgcagagcaacTACAGCCAGCAGCTGGTCAGCCTGCGGGGTGAGCTCAACCACACCCTGCAGAAATGTGGCCTCCCCTGTGGCCGAGTGTCCCTGGACGGGCTCGCCTTCACCGCCAACTTCAGCACG ATCCCAGGcgtggagcagcagctggaggcgCTGCGCGAGGTCTCTGAGTCAAACATAGAGACTGATTTAGAGGAG GTTAACAGAACGTTGGACATGACCCCTGACAAGGTGCAAGAGCACTCCCAGCAAGTGGTGGCAA AGAGCCAGGACCAGCTGGGCCTCATCAGGCAGGAGATCAGAAGCTTGCAGGAAGGCTTGCCACTCCTGGATGTGGAGGAGAAAGTTGGGGCCTTTGTGAACAATGCCACATCGGTGCTGGAGAAGTACAGGGAGCCGATCATCGCCTTGGATGGGCTCAG GTTGATCGTGTGTGCCCTCCTGTGCTGCACGGTGCTGCTGGTGGTCCTCTGCAACGTTtttgggctgctgctggggcccCTGGGGCTGAAGGAAGGTGTGCTGCCCACAGAGCGCAGCAGCCTCTCCAATGCTGGCGGGAACTTCTTCATGGC AGGGGTTGGCTTCAGTTTCATCTTCTACTGGCTACTCATGCTGCTGGTGACGATCATCTTCATACTGGGGGGGAACATTTACATGCTCTTCTGTGAGTCCTGGCACAACAAGCAGCTCTTCCAG CTCCTGGACAACCCTGGCAAGATCCCTATCTTCAATctctcagagctgctgggcCTGAAAGGTGACATGACAAACTTCTCAGAGATATACAG gcagtgccagcaAGATGCCTCCCTGTGGCAAACTCTGCACTTGGACCAGAGCATGTCCCTGGATGAGCTCTTGAATATCAGCCAG TACGCAGGAAACATCTCCACAGCTTTTGAGAAGATGAACATCACCCTAAGCCCCatctccctgctcaagcagagcCAGAAAGACCTGCTGCTGAACGCCAGTCGGGCCGGACAGCCGCCCAACTTCACCCTCACCCTGGAGCAG CTGGATCAGAGTATGACCCAGGGAAGCCTCCTGGATCTGGCTGCAGAGTTGGAGCAGCTGGCAGAAAAAGTG ggcACGGACGTGAAGAAGGACCTGGAAGATAATGCTCGcagactgagggagctggagaaggagatGCAGGCGAGCTTCTCTGGACCACTG CAAAGTCTGAAGGAGAACATCCACTCCGTGCAGAGTGGGGCTGCCCGGCTAGAG GGACAGACAACAGCTGTGCTGGACAAAGCCAGCAAAACCCAGGAGTTCCTGGAGATGGAGACGCCAAACATCATCAAGAAC GAGACATTAGCCTTCCTGCAACAGCTGTTGGATTTCTTTGAGACCTACATTTCATGGGCCAAGAGCAGG gtgacaGAAGATGTGGCACGTTGCAAGCCCATAGCTCAGTCCTTGGATAATGTGGAGGTCATTGGCTGTGACTATATCATGGACTCTGTG AATGCTTTCTGGTTCAGCCTGGGCTGGTGCACCTTGTTCCTGCTGCCCAGCATCATCCTGGCTGTCAGACTTGCCAAGTTTTACCGCCGCATGGATACTGCTGATGTGTACAG GAATGAAGACTTTGAGATGTAA
- the LDB1 gene encoding LIM domain-binding protein 1 isoform X2: protein MSVGCACPGCSSKSFKLYSPKEPPNGNAFPPFHPGTMLDRDVGPTPMYPPTYLEPGIGRHTPYGNQTDYRIFELNKRLQNWTEECDNLWWDAFTTEFFEDDAMLTITFCLEDGPKRYTIGRTLIPRYFRSIFEGGATELYYVLKHPKESFHNNFVSLDCDQCTMVTQHGKPMFTQVCVEGRLYLEFMFDDMMRIKTWHFSIRQHRELIPRSILAMHAQDPQMLDQLSKNITRCGLSNSTLNYLRLCVILEPMQELMSRHKTYSLSPRDCLKTCLFQKWQRMVAPPAEPARQQPSKRRKRKMSGGSTMSSGGGNTNNSNSKKKSPASTFALSSQDVMVVGEPTLMGGEFGDEDERLITRLENTQFDAANGIDDEDSFNNSPALGANSPWNSKPPSSQESKSENPTSQASQ, encoded by the exons GCTGTTCCTCTAAGTCGTTCAAGCTGTACTCGCCAAAGGAGCCCCCGAACGGCAACGCCTTCCCCCCCTTCCACCCAGGCACCATGCTGGATCGAGATGTGGG ACCTACTCCTATGTACCCACCGACGTACCTGGAGCCTGGAATCGG GAGGCACACGCCGTACGGGAACCAGACCGACTACAGGATATTTGAGCTCAACAAGCGGCTGCAGAACTGGACAGAG GAATGTGACAATCTGTGGTGGGATGCCTTCACTACAGAGTTCTTTGAGGATGATGCCATGTTAACAATCACTTTCTGCTTGGAGGATGGACCAAAGAGATACA caatTGGCCGGACTCTGATTCCCCGTTACTTCCGCAGCATCTTCGAAGGGGGAGCCACAGAGCTGTACTACGTGCTCAAGCACCCCAAGGAATCCTTCCACAACAACTTTGTCTCGCTGGACTGTGACCAGTGCACCATGGTCACCCAGCACGGCAAGCCCATGTTCACCCAG GTGTGTGTGGAGGGGCGGCTCTACCTGGAGTTCATGTTTGATGACATGATGAGGATAAAGACGTGGCATTTCAGCATCCGCCAGCATCGAGAACTTATTCCCCGCAGCATCCTTGCCATGCAT GCACAGGATCCCCAGATGCTGGACCAGTTATCCAAGAACATCACACGCTGTGGGCTCTCAAACTCCACACTCAACTACCTCCGA CTCTGTGTAATCCTAGAACCAATGCAAGAGCTCATGTCACGGCACAAGACCTACAGCCTCAGTCCCCGAGACTGCCTCAAGACTTGCCTCTTCCAGAAGTGGCAGCGGATGGTCGCTCCGCCCG CCGAGCCAGCACGGCAGCAGCCCAGTAAGCGCCGGAAAAGGAAGATGTCGGGGGGCAGCACCATGAGCTCTGGTGGGGGAAACACcaacaacagcaacagcaaGAAGAAGAGCCCAGCCAGCACCTTTGCCCTGTCCAGTCAG GATGTGATGGTGGTAGGCGAGCCCACGCTGATggggggggagtttggggacgAGGACGAGCGCCTCATCACCCGGCTGGAGAACACGCAGTTTGACGCCGCCAACGGCATCGACGACGAGGACAGCTTCAACAACTCGCCGGCGCTGGgggccaacagcccctggaacaGCAAACCGCCCTCCAGCCAGGAGAGCAAGTCAGAGAACCCCACGTCGCAGGCATCACAGTAA
- the LDB1 gene encoding LIM domain-binding protein 1 isoform X1, whose protein sequence is MSVGCACPGCSSKSFKLYSPKEPPNGNAFPPFHPGTMLDRDVGPTPMYPPTYLEPGIGRHTPYGNQTDYRIFELNKRLQNWTEECDNLWWDAFTTEFFEDDAMLTITFCLEDGPKRYTIGRTLIPRYFRSIFEGGATELYYVLKHPKESFHNNFVSLDCDQCTMVTQHGKPMFTQVCVEGRLYLEFMFDDMMRIKTWHFSIRQHRELIPRSILAMHAQDPQMLDQLSKNITRCGLSNSTLNYLRLCVILEPMQELMSRHKTYSLSPRDCLKTCLFQKWQRMVAPPAEPARQQPSKRRKRKMSGGSTMSSGGGNTNNSNSKKKSPASTFALSSQVPDVMVVGEPTLMGGEFGDEDERLITRLENTQFDAANGIDDEDSFNNSPALGANSPWNSKPPSSQESKSENPTSQASQ, encoded by the exons GCTGTTCCTCTAAGTCGTTCAAGCTGTACTCGCCAAAGGAGCCCCCGAACGGCAACGCCTTCCCCCCCTTCCACCCAGGCACCATGCTGGATCGAGATGTGGG ACCTACTCCTATGTACCCACCGACGTACCTGGAGCCTGGAATCGG GAGGCACACGCCGTACGGGAACCAGACCGACTACAGGATATTTGAGCTCAACAAGCGGCTGCAGAACTGGACAGAG GAATGTGACAATCTGTGGTGGGATGCCTTCACTACAGAGTTCTTTGAGGATGATGCCATGTTAACAATCACTTTCTGCTTGGAGGATGGACCAAAGAGATACA caatTGGCCGGACTCTGATTCCCCGTTACTTCCGCAGCATCTTCGAAGGGGGAGCCACAGAGCTGTACTACGTGCTCAAGCACCCCAAGGAATCCTTCCACAACAACTTTGTCTCGCTGGACTGTGACCAGTGCACCATGGTCACCCAGCACGGCAAGCCCATGTTCACCCAG GTGTGTGTGGAGGGGCGGCTCTACCTGGAGTTCATGTTTGATGACATGATGAGGATAAAGACGTGGCATTTCAGCATCCGCCAGCATCGAGAACTTATTCCCCGCAGCATCCTTGCCATGCAT GCACAGGATCCCCAGATGCTGGACCAGTTATCCAAGAACATCACACGCTGTGGGCTCTCAAACTCCACACTCAACTACCTCCGA CTCTGTGTAATCCTAGAACCAATGCAAGAGCTCATGTCACGGCACAAGACCTACAGCCTCAGTCCCCGAGACTGCCTCAAGACTTGCCTCTTCCAGAAGTGGCAGCGGATGGTCGCTCCGCCCG CCGAGCCAGCACGGCAGCAGCCCAGTAAGCGCCGGAAAAGGAAGATGTCGGGGGGCAGCACCATGAGCTCTGGTGGGGGAAACACcaacaacagcaacagcaaGAAGAAGAGCCCAGCCAGCACCTTTGCCCTGTCCAGTCAGGTACCT GATGTGATGGTGGTAGGCGAGCCCACGCTGATggggggggagtttggggacgAGGACGAGCGCCTCATCACCCGGCTGGAGAACACGCAGTTTGACGCCGCCAACGGCATCGACGACGAGGACAGCTTCAACAACTCGCCGGCGCTGGgggccaacagcccctggaacaGCAAACCGCCCTCCAGCCAGGAGAGCAAGTCAGAGAACCCCACGTCGCAGGCATCACAGTAA